Proteins encoded by one window of Hymenobacter sp. J193:
- a CDS encoding glycoside hydrolase family 2 protein, translating to MVPLLGLAVAALAGPAKPAAPAAKTTQALTSGWRFRQVGKEAWTPATVPGCVHTDLLAAGQIPDPLYRDNELQLQWIGKVDWEYETTFTVTPETLQQTNLELVFQGLDTYADVTLNEVAVLHTDNMFREWRASVKPQLRVGPNRLHVRFRSPLNEVAGLPAKAGFSLYAGNDEQSMTVVGEKGPPLSPYTRKAPYQYGWDWGPRLVTSGIWQPVQLEAWTEARLKNLHLVQRTLTPKLAELTTEVEYEAVAATTATLQLEARGADGQLAHPAITQTVSLTPGRHVLTVPLQVEKPQRWFPAGYGAQPLYTVTAQLILNGQTLDKTSQRIGLRTLEVRRQADQYGKSFEFVVNGLPIFAKGANWIPADIFPNRVTPGKYRQLLQAAKDANMNMVRVWGGGIYENDVFYDLCDELGLLVWQDFMFACTFYPGDDAFFSNVRQEATDQVRRLRHHPSLAIWVGNNENEVAWQDWNMPAIIGAAHQKQVWGDYLRLFNDLLPTVLREQDPSRLYWPSSPSANYEDLASRQRNGDMHYWAVWAGTEPLSAYEQQVPRFMSEYGFQSFPELKSVQQYAQPADFDLASPVMRQHQRSQAGNPRLLEYLRRDFREPRDFPAFLYVSQVLQAHAIKLAAEHLRRNRPRVMGSLYWQLNDCWGGASWSSIDYYGRWKALQYYARRFYAPVLVSPHEEGDTVRFYVVSDRTAAVPARLQVRLLDFNGKVLYKQARALQIEPLASRSYLDIPRTKLLQGHDPKQVVLSCEVQGADGTMLTANTHYFAPPKDMNLPAARIATTWKQLSDSTFQLTLKSKQLVRDVNLTLAQGDGFFEDNYFDLLPGQARRVILRPAASTSAAELRQRLRVQSLADAF from the coding sequence ATGGTACCCCTGCTTGGGCTTGCCGTAGCCGCACTGGCCGGCCCGGCGAAGCCCGCTGCCCCGGCGGCTAAAACCACGCAGGCGCTGACCTCGGGCTGGCGCTTTCGGCAGGTAGGCAAAGAGGCCTGGACCCCGGCCACCGTGCCGGGCTGCGTACACACCGATCTGCTGGCAGCCGGGCAGATTCCGGACCCGCTCTACCGCGACAACGAGCTGCAGCTGCAGTGGATTGGCAAGGTGGACTGGGAATACGAAACCACGTTTACCGTTACCCCCGAAACCCTGCAGCAAACCAACCTGGAGCTGGTTTTCCAGGGGCTGGACACATACGCCGACGTCACGCTCAACGAAGTAGCCGTTCTGCACACCGACAACATGTTCCGGGAGTGGCGGGCCAGCGTGAAGCCGCAGCTGCGCGTGGGCCCAAACCGCTTGCACGTCCGGTTCCGCTCCCCCCTCAACGAAGTAGCCGGCCTGCCGGCTAAGGCAGGCTTTTCGCTGTATGCCGGCAACGACGAGCAGTCTATGACGGTGGTGGGGGAAAAAGGCCCGCCGCTGAGCCCTTACACCCGCAAAGCCCCCTACCAATACGGCTGGGACTGGGGCCCGCGCCTGGTCACGTCCGGCATCTGGCAGCCCGTGCAGCTCGAAGCCTGGACGGAGGCCCGCCTCAAGAACCTGCACCTGGTGCAGCGCACCCTTACGCCCAAGCTGGCGGAGCTGACCACGGAAGTGGAATACGAAGCAGTGGCCGCTACCACCGCCACGCTGCAGCTTGAAGCCCGGGGCGCTGACGGCCAGCTCGCCCATCCCGCCATCACCCAAACCGTTTCGCTGACCCCCGGCCGCCACGTGCTGACGGTGCCGCTGCAAGTGGAAAAGCCGCAGCGCTGGTTTCCGGCCGGCTACGGGGCCCAGCCCTTGTACACGGTCACGGCGCAGCTGATCCTCAACGGACAGACCTTGGATAAGACCTCGCAGCGCATCGGGTTGCGCACCCTGGAAGTGCGCCGGCAGGCGGACCAATACGGCAAGTCGTTTGAGTTCGTGGTCAATGGCCTCCCCATCTTTGCCAAGGGTGCCAACTGGATTCCGGCTGATATTTTCCCGAACCGCGTGACGCCCGGCAAGTACCGCCAACTGCTGCAGGCCGCCAAGGACGCCAATATGAACATGGTGCGCGTGTGGGGCGGGGGCATCTACGAAAACGACGTTTTCTACGACCTCTGCGACGAGCTGGGCCTGCTGGTCTGGCAGGACTTCATGTTCGCCTGCACCTTTTACCCCGGCGACGACGCTTTCTTCAGCAACGTGCGCCAGGAAGCCACCGACCAGGTGCGCCGCCTGCGCCACCACCCGAGCCTGGCTATCTGGGTGGGCAACAACGAAAACGAGGTAGCCTGGCAGGACTGGAATATGCCCGCCATCATCGGGGCAGCGCACCAAAAGCAGGTCTGGGGCGACTACCTGCGTCTGTTCAACGACCTGCTGCCCACCGTGCTGCGCGAGCAGGACCCCAGCCGCCTGTACTGGCCCTCCAGTCCCTCGGCCAACTACGAAGATCTGGCCAGCCGCCAGCGCAACGGCGACATGCACTACTGGGCCGTTTGGGCCGGCACCGAGCCGCTTTCGGCCTACGAGCAGCAGGTGCCGCGCTTCATGAGCGAGTATGGCTTCCAGTCGTTTCCGGAGCTGAAATCCGTGCAGCAGTACGCCCAGCCCGCCGACTTCGACCTTGCCTCGCCTGTGATGCGCCAGCATCAGCGCAGCCAGGCCGGCAACCCGCGCCTGCTCGAATACCTGCGCCGCGACTTCCGGGAGCCCAGGGATTTTCCCGCGTTTCTGTACGTAAGCCAGGTGCTGCAGGCCCACGCCATCAAGCTGGCCGCCGAGCACCTGCGCCGCAACCGCCCCCGCGTCATGGGCTCACTGTACTGGCAGCTCAACGACTGCTGGGGCGGCGCCTCCTGGTCGTCCATCGACTACTACGGGCGCTGGAAAGCCCTGCAGTACTACGCCCGCCGCTTCTACGCCCCGGTGCTGGTCAGCCCCCACGAAGAAGGCGACACGGTGCGCTTCTACGTGGTATCCGACCGCACGGCCGCCGTGCCGGCCCGCCTGCAGGTGCGCCTGCTGGATTTCAACGGCAAGGTGCTGTACAAGCAAGCTCGGGCCCTGCAGATCGAGCCGTTGGCCAGCAGATCGTACCTCGATATCCCCCGCACCAAGCTCCTGCAGGGCCACGACCCTAAGCAAGTGGTGCTGAGCTGTGAGGTGCAGGGGGCGGATGGCACGATGCTCACTGCCAACACCCATTATTTCGCCCCGCCCAAGGATATGAACCTGCCGGCGGCCCGCATTGCCACCACCTGGAAGCAGCTTAGCGACAGCACCTTTCAGCTTACCCTGAAAAGTAAACAGCTGGTCCGCGACGTGAACCTGACGCTGGCGCAGGGTGACGGATTTTTTGAGGACAACTACTTCGACCTGCTGCCCGGCCAGGCCCGTCGGGTAATCTTACGCCCCGCCGCCAGCACCTCTGCGGCTGAGCTGCGGCAGCGCCTGCGCGTGCAGTCGTTGGCTGATGCATTCTAG
- a CDS encoding sugar-binding domain-containing protein, producing the protein MVASVSRRCNAWERSVGLLAGWLLLVPAYAQQGKLNHGLTAPQDPATLPRSRTAVVMPVRKAKVPARALLTPLAEDGFQLNEGWELASANDVSTPAAQVSRPGLNTGSWYNATVPGIVLTTLVEQGVYPDPFFGLNNLAIPDTLSRQAWWYRLRFRAPKGPRGRRAWLVFEGINYAADIWLNGHRLGSMKGAFRRGRFDATKLLRAHGENVLAVRVQPPPHPGRPHEESARSGQGPNGGVLAQDGPTFIASEGWDWMPGIRDRNTGLWQPVRLRFTGSVTLLDPQVITDLPLPDTTRAELTVRATLHNVSRRAQRVTVTGQLEGRSFSQHVTVPARGSQQVIFRAADFEALRLTKPRLWWPNGYGRPAMYMLPLTVTEANGTTSDAQAVRFGVRELSYEMTVDMPTEIGQRVEFNPLRAQAGQVLFDNASRRQVEPEVFVARLRPGADQTALLPVAQPAAAPYLVLKVNGQRIFCRGGNWGMDDALKRVSRDRLEPYFQLHQQAGLNMIRNWTGESTEEDFYALADEYGQLIWNDFWLSTEGYNLEPTDNALFLANARDVVRRFRNHPSIALWCPRNEGYAPAALEDSLALLVANDDGTRYYQPNSRNLNLRPSGPWHYFHDPADYFRHNARGFTTEIGTFSVPGAAAIRRFLPPEDEWPITDAWYYHDLHAEHQQPAYLADVARRYGAPASLDDFARKVQLLNYDSHRAIFEAWNSRLWRNTSGVLLWMSHPAWPSMIWQLYSSDYSTHGAYYGAQKACEPVHIQQNLDDGQVVIVNTTLKPLQHARVQYARYDAQGRQLSTETRAVALAPANQLTPVFTPAPPATLPPVYLTRLRLLNEQGQVVSENEYWQHVAGADFQVFNTLPAARLQTRLLPAPANTHPLTYEVSNPGTVPAVAVALSLQTTQGRPVLPATYSAGYFTLLPGERKTVILQVKDLPPLLGLQLRAEAYNH; encoded by the coding sequence ATGGTAGCGAGTGTATCCAGGCGCTGCAACGCCTGGGAGCGAAGTGTCGGGCTGCTGGCGGGCTGGTTGCTGCTGGTGCCCGCCTACGCCCAGCAAGGCAAGCTCAACCACGGCCTGACCGCCCCCCAGGACCCGGCCACGCTGCCCCGCTCCCGCACGGCCGTGGTGATGCCCGTGCGCAAAGCCAAAGTGCCCGCGCGGGCGCTGCTGACGCCGTTAGCGGAAGATGGGTTTCAACTAAACGAGGGCTGGGAACTGGCTTCGGCCAACGATGTCAGTACCCCGGCGGCGCAGGTGAGCCGGCCGGGCCTGAATACGGGCAGCTGGTACAACGCCACTGTGCCCGGCATCGTGCTGACCACGCTGGTAGAGCAGGGCGTATACCCCGACCCGTTTTTTGGCCTGAATAACCTGGCCATTCCCGACACGCTCAGCCGCCAGGCGTGGTGGTACCGCCTGCGCTTCCGGGCGCCAAAAGGTCCGCGCGGCCGCCGGGCCTGGCTCGTATTCGAGGGCATCAACTACGCGGCCGATATCTGGCTGAACGGCCACCGGCTGGGTTCCATGAAGGGTGCTTTCCGCCGTGGCCGCTTCGACGCAACCAAGCTGCTCCGCGCCCACGGGGAAAACGTGCTGGCGGTGCGCGTGCAGCCCCCGCCGCACCCCGGCCGCCCGCACGAGGAGTCGGCCCGGAGCGGGCAGGGGCCCAACGGCGGGGTGCTGGCCCAGGATGGGCCCACGTTCATTGCCTCGGAAGGCTGGGACTGGATGCCTGGCATCCGGGACCGGAATACCGGCCTCTGGCAGCCCGTGCGCCTGCGCTTCACTGGTTCCGTTACACTGCTCGATCCGCAGGTCATTACCGACCTGCCCCTGCCCGACACGACCCGCGCCGAGCTGACCGTGCGCGCCACCCTGCACAACGTCAGCCGCCGCGCGCAGCGCGTTACGGTAACGGGCCAGCTGGAAGGCCGCTCATTCAGCCAGCACGTGACCGTGCCGGCCAGGGGTAGCCAGCAGGTAATTTTCCGCGCTGCCGACTTTGAGGCGCTACGCCTGACGAAGCCTCGGCTGTGGTGGCCCAACGGCTATGGTCGGCCCGCGATGTACATGCTGCCGCTTACAGTCACGGAGGCCAACGGTACTACGTCTGACGCGCAAGCGGTGCGCTTTGGGGTGCGGGAGCTGAGCTACGAAATGACCGTTGACATGCCCACCGAAATCGGCCAGCGGGTGGAGTTCAACCCGTTGCGGGCACAGGCCGGGCAGGTGCTGTTCGACAACGCAAGCCGCCGGCAAGTGGAGCCCGAAGTGTTCGTGGCCCGCCTGCGCCCGGGAGCCGACCAAACGGCTTTGCTGCCGGTGGCCCAACCAGCCGCCGCGCCCTACCTGGTGCTGAAGGTAAACGGGCAGCGCATTTTCTGCCGGGGCGGCAACTGGGGGATGGATGATGCGCTCAAGCGGGTGTCGCGCGACCGGCTGGAGCCGTACTTTCAGCTGCACCAGCAAGCCGGGCTGAACATGATCCGTAACTGGACCGGGGAAAGTACCGAGGAGGACTTCTACGCCCTGGCCGACGAGTACGGGCAGCTTATCTGGAACGACTTCTGGCTTTCCACCGAAGGCTATAACCTGGAGCCCACGGATAACGCCCTGTTCCTGGCCAACGCCCGCGACGTGGTGCGGCGCTTCCGCAACCACCCCAGCATTGCCCTCTGGTGCCCCCGCAACGAAGGCTACGCCCCCGCGGCCCTGGAAGACAGCCTGGCTCTGCTCGTGGCCAACGACGACGGCACCCGCTACTACCAGCCCAACTCCCGCAACCTCAACCTGCGCCCCAGCGGCCCCTGGCACTACTTCCACGACCCGGCCGACTACTTCCGCCACAACGCCCGGGGCTTCACCACCGAAATCGGCACCTTTTCCGTGCCTGGGGCAGCGGCCATCCGCCGGTTTCTGCCGCCCGAGGATGAGTGGCCCATCACCGATGCCTGGTACTACCACGACCTGCACGCCGAGCACCAGCAGCCCGCGTATCTAGCCGACGTAGCCCGGCGTTACGGCGCGCCCGCCAGCCTCGACGATTTTGCCCGGAAAGTGCAGCTGCTGAACTACGACAGTCACCGCGCCATCTTCGAGGCCTGGAACAGCCGCCTGTGGCGCAACACCAGCGGCGTGCTGCTGTGGATGAGCCACCCGGCCTGGCCCAGCATGATCTGGCAGCTGTATTCCAGCGACTACTCCACCCACGGGGCGTACTACGGGGCGCAGAAAGCCTGTGAGCCGGTGCATATCCAGCAAAACCTCGATGATGGGCAAGTAGTCATCGTCAACACGACGCTCAAGCCGCTGCAGCACGCCCGGGTGCAGTACGCCCGCTATGATGCCCAAGGCCGCCAACTGAGCACCGAAACCCGCGCAGTAGCGCTTGCCCCGGCCAACCAGCTGACGCCAGTTTTTACGCCCGCACCGCCCGCTACCTTGCCGCCGGTGTATTTGACGCGCCTGCGGCTGCTTAACGAGCAGGGGCAGGTGGTGTCGGAAAACGAGTACTGGCAGCACGTGGCCGGCGCCGACTTTCAGGTGTTTAACACCCTGCCCGCCGCGCGGCTGCAAACCCGCCTGCTGCCCGCTCCGGCCAATACGCACCCGCTGACCTACGAAGTCAGCAACCCCGGCACTGTACCCGCCGTGGCCGTAGCGCTTAGCCTGCAGACGACCCAAGGCCGACCCGTGCTGCCCGCCACTTACTCGGCCGGCTACTTTACCTTGCTGCCGGGGGAGCGGAAAACCGTGATCCTGCAAGTCAAGGATTTGCCGCCTTTACTTGGTCTGCAGCTACGCGCCGAAGCCTACAACCACTGA
- a CDS encoding carboxylesterase family protein, protein MCSSKVWGLSGLLLLGSLWPGRSNAQTSTTNDLRQHRVRIASGLLEGEAGTAGIHVFKGVPFAAPPVGELRWRAPQPAASWTGVRPARIFGFKPMQLTVYGDMNSRAAGMAEDCLYLNVWTPARSSRERLPVLVYFYGGWVRGR, encoded by the coding sequence TTGTGCTCATCTAAGGTGTGGGGGTTGAGTGGCTTGTTGCTACTTGGCAGCCTGTGGCCCGGGAGATCCAACGCCCAGACATCCACGACGAACGACCTGCGTCAGCACCGGGTGCGGATAGCTTCCGGTCTGCTCGAAGGCGAAGCCGGGACGGCGGGCATCCACGTTTTTAAGGGCGTACCGTTTGCCGCCCCGCCCGTGGGCGAGTTGCGCTGGCGGGCACCACAGCCCGCCGCCAGCTGGACAGGGGTGCGACCAGCCCGTATATTTGGCTTCAAGCCCATGCAGCTGACCGTGTACGGCGACATGAATTCCCGCGCCGCCGGTATGGCTGAAGACTGCCTCTACCTGAACGTCTGGACGCCGGCGCGCAGCAGTAGGGAGCGGCTGCCGG
- a CDS encoding DUF5060 domain-containing protein, translating into MKNCGLLLLTLLALLSARPGYAQGVLQGARLLTAPVRQYEKAEWDITVAEQFRNAYDQREVTLDLVLTSPTGRPVVLPCYFERNEGTGSTWKARFAPQETGSYAGIFRLTRKAGTVELTVSPFSVGAGRKPGFLHPHNLYTFRFDDGTLFRGVGENVAWESRSFEDQKFTYDYLLPTLAQNGANFFRTWMCYWNLPLEWPNVSSTRRYANSPAYFHPGAIKRMDELVSLTDSLNLYFMLTLDWHGHLMEQGGWKNSPYNQLNGGPARTPTEFFTLPAAREKYKNKLRYVVARWGYSANIAAWEFFNEVDNAAFTQQDSVLIPHEAITLWHGEMSRYLKDIDPYQHLVTTSISHRDILGLNAVAYFDFHQKHIYKHTEKIPAIYPNYIQTYGKPYVVGEFGYRWEDADPAYKDGFNYDYRRGLWYGLFSATPILPMTWWWELFDDQQMTPYFRGVRAISDRMLAAGQGEFEPFTVAAGGLQSFGMRCGDQYFVYLLNASLAPITAAPTLPEPAGRGLTAQSFEPTSRQYQPVSGLRRQAGTLTLPTLTLAPRQERVLILTAKPSGKTQRHTARRHSAPVPPAAPGPSGATPSGSAAVR; encoded by the coding sequence ATGAAAAACTGCGGTTTATTGCTGCTGACGCTGCTTGCGCTGCTGTCGGCCCGGCCGGGCTATGCCCAGGGCGTACTCCAAGGCGCGCGGCTGCTGACGGCCCCCGTGCGCCAGTACGAAAAGGCGGAGTGGGACATTACGGTGGCCGAGCAGTTTCGCAATGCCTATGACCAGCGCGAGGTGACGCTGGATCTGGTGCTGACCTCGCCCACCGGCCGGCCCGTGGTGCTGCCCTGCTACTTTGAGCGCAACGAAGGCACGGGCTCCACCTGGAAAGCGCGGTTTGCTCCCCAGGAAACCGGATCCTACGCCGGGATTTTTCGCCTGACGCGCAAGGCCGGCACCGTGGAATTGACCGTTAGCCCCTTTTCGGTCGGGGCGGGCCGCAAGCCGGGCTTTCTGCACCCCCACAACCTGTACACGTTCCGCTTCGACGACGGGACGCTGTTTCGGGGCGTGGGCGAGAACGTGGCCTGGGAGTCACGCTCGTTTGAAGACCAGAAGTTCACCTACGACTACCTGCTGCCCACCCTGGCCCAAAACGGCGCCAACTTTTTCCGCACCTGGATGTGCTACTGGAACCTGCCGCTGGAGTGGCCGAACGTCAGCTCCACCAGGCGCTACGCCAACAGCCCGGCCTACTTCCACCCCGGCGCCATCAAGCGCATGGATGAGCTGGTGAGTCTGACCGACTCGCTGAACTTGTACTTCATGCTCACCCTCGACTGGCACGGGCACCTGATGGAGCAGGGCGGCTGGAAAAACAGCCCCTACAACCAGCTGAACGGGGGCCCGGCCCGCACACCCACCGAGTTTTTCACCCTGCCCGCCGCGCGGGAGAAGTACAAGAACAAGCTGCGCTACGTGGTGGCCCGCTGGGGCTACAGCGCCAATATTGCCGCCTGGGAGTTCTTCAACGAAGTCGACAACGCTGCCTTCACCCAGCAGGACAGCGTGCTGATTCCGCACGAGGCCATTACGCTCTGGCACGGAGAGATGAGCCGCTACCTCAAGGACATTGACCCCTACCAGCACCTGGTGACCACCAGCATCTCGCACCGCGACATCCTGGGCCTGAACGCGGTGGCTTACTTCGACTTCCACCAGAAGCACATCTACAAGCACACGGAGAAGATTCCGGCCATCTACCCCAACTATATTCAGACCTACGGCAAGCCCTACGTGGTGGGCGAGTTTGGCTACCGCTGGGAAGACGCCGACCCCGCCTACAAGGACGGTTTCAACTACGACTATCGGCGCGGCCTCTGGTACGGCCTGTTCAGTGCCACGCCCATTCTGCCCATGACCTGGTGGTGGGAGCTGTTCGACGACCAGCAGATGACGCCCTACTTCCGGGGCGTGCGCGCCATCAGTGACCGGATGCTGGCCGCCGGCCAGGGCGAGTTTGAGCCCTTTACCGTGGCCGCGGGCGGCCTGCAAAGCTTCGGCATGCGCTGCGGAGACCAGTATTTCGTGTATTTGCTCAATGCCAGCCTGGCTCCCATTACCGCGGCGCCCACCCTGCCCGAGCCGGCCGGCCGGGGGCTTACGGCCCAATCCTTCGAGCCCACCAGCCGGCAGTACCAGCCCGTAAGCGGGTTGCGGCGGCAGGCGGGCACGCTCACGCTTCCCACCCTCACGCTGGCCCCCCGGCAGGAGCGCGTGCTCATCCTCACGGCCAAGCCCAGCGGCAAGACCCAGCGCCACACAGCCCGACGTCATTCTGCGCCCGTGCCACCAGCCGCCCCCGGCCCGTCGGGGGCCACTCCCAGCGGCTCAGCCGCCGTACGCTGA
- a CDS encoding glycoside hydrolase family 26 protein — MHSVVRTTLLFLHLTLLASCAAQAPRVLPYLQQISGQQTLSGQHNKEPTAEPTKWTDYVHRVTGKYPALWSGDFLFAQSDIDHRWDMIKEAERQYQQGAVVNLMWHACPPTTGEPCGWDPGLLNQLLTDAQWTELITDGTPLNKAWKLRMDDVARYLQYLKDKKVEVLFRPLHEMNQGKFWWGGRPGPNGTARLYQITHDYLRNTKGLTNLIWVWDMQDMSRDFAAYNPGPQYWDVFAFDVYDQGFDKSWYDYILPIVGDKPMAIGECAKLPTPEVLAQQPRWTFFMAWAELVQENNAEDTIKRLYSDPRVLTRDELPKR; from the coding sequence ATGCATTCTGTTGTTCGCACTACGCTTCTTTTTCTGCATCTGACCCTACTGGCCAGCTGCGCGGCCCAGGCCCCGCGGGTGCTGCCCTACTTGCAGCAGATTTCCGGCCAGCAGACGCTTTCGGGCCAGCACAACAAGGAGCCCACCGCCGAGCCCACCAAGTGGACCGACTACGTGCACCGCGTGACGGGCAAGTACCCCGCGCTCTGGAGCGGGGACTTCCTGTTTGCCCAGAGCGACATCGACCACCGCTGGGACATGATCAAGGAAGCCGAGCGCCAGTACCAGCAGGGGGCCGTGGTGAACCTGATGTGGCACGCCTGCCCGCCCACCACCGGGGAGCCCTGCGGCTGGGACCCCGGCCTGCTCAACCAGCTGCTTACCGATGCCCAGTGGACGGAGCTCATTACCGACGGCACGCCTCTGAACAAGGCCTGGAAGCTGCGCATGGACGACGTGGCCCGCTACCTGCAGTACCTCAAGGACAAGAAGGTGGAGGTGCTCTTCCGCCCCCTGCACGAAATGAACCAGGGCAAGTTCTGGTGGGGCGGCCGCCCCGGCCCCAACGGCACGGCCCGCCTCTACCAGATTACCCACGACTACCTGCGCAACACCAAGGGCCTGACCAACCTCATCTGGGTCTGGGATATGCAGGACATGAGCCGGGACTTCGCCGCCTATAACCCCGGCCCCCAGTACTGGGACGTGTTTGCCTTCGACGTGTACGACCAGGGCTTCGACAAATCCTGGTACGACTACATCCTGCCCATCGTGGGCGACAAGCCCATGGCTATTGGGGAGTGCGCCAAGCTGCCCACCCCGGAAGTGCTGGCCCAGCAGCCCCGCTGGACGTTCTTTATGGCCTGGGCCGAGCTGGTGCAGGAAAACAACGCTGAGGACACCATCAAGCGCCTCTACAGCGACCCGCGCGTGCTCACTCGCGACGAACTGCCGAAACGATAG
- a CDS encoding RagB/SusD family nutrient uptake outer membrane protein yields the protein MKLPQQLCLAGALALLTACSLQEEPYGFNSTDNFYKTEADANAALIYAYSILPEIEYYSRNFILVTELPTENITLKPDAGASNFEFDKLAVRADNPELTTAWRYAYIGANRANAVIANVPGIAAMSEANRNQIVGEAYFLRALHYFNLVRLFGEVPLKTEPVTSLDQANSPKASLQDIYALIEADLKKASELMDATRRDGRANKVAAWGLLAKVYLTQASGKSTSSPGYEFVGNADALYTQAKTYAGNVLSGGAGYGLDPDLKAIFDVDKKNGPEHIFAVATDRSGLSEGNFSKLPLMFIPYIDGAVFKLNDSTSVRSGYNHFVTEPAIYNSFADTDKRKTELIPSKVYIGKKETTLSITGYSRPFTRKYLDPKQVGEQTSANTPVLRYSDVVLLFAEASGPTAEGYAAINQIRQRAGLPNLTEGLSPAAFRAAVLQERAWELAFEGNRLFDLRRTHQMEQVLVQQYGKTIQPGNAYFYPIPTRETDLNPNL from the coding sequence ATGAAACTCCCCCAACAACTTTGCCTGGCCGGGGCGCTGGCTTTGCTCACGGCCTGCTCCCTGCAGGAAGAGCCCTACGGCTTCAACTCCACCGACAACTTCTACAAGACGGAGGCCGACGCCAACGCGGCGCTGATTTACGCCTACTCCATCCTGCCGGAAATTGAGTACTACTCCCGCAACTTCATCCTGGTCACGGAGCTGCCCACCGAAAACATCACCCTTAAGCCCGACGCCGGCGCCAGCAACTTCGAGTTCGACAAGCTGGCCGTGCGCGCCGACAACCCCGAGCTGACCACGGCCTGGCGCTACGCCTACATCGGGGCCAACCGCGCCAACGCCGTCATTGCCAACGTGCCCGGCATTGCGGCCATGAGCGAGGCCAACCGCAACCAGATCGTGGGCGAGGCTTACTTCCTGCGCGCCCTGCACTACTTCAACCTGGTGCGACTGTTCGGCGAGGTGCCCCTGAAAACGGAGCCCGTCACGTCCCTCGACCAGGCCAACTCCCCCAAAGCCAGCCTGCAGGACATCTACGCGCTGATTGAGGCCGACCTCAAGAAAGCCAGTGAGCTGATGGACGCCACCCGCCGCGACGGGCGGGCCAACAAAGTGGCTGCCTGGGGCTTGCTGGCCAAGGTGTACCTCACCCAGGCCTCGGGCAAAAGCACCAGCTCCCCCGGCTACGAGTTCGTGGGCAATGCCGACGCCCTGTACACCCAGGCCAAAACCTACGCCGGCAACGTGCTCAGCGGCGGGGCCGGCTACGGCCTCGACCCGGACCTGAAAGCCATTTTTGACGTGGACAAGAAGAACGGCCCCGAGCACATCTTCGCCGTGGCTACGGACCGCTCGGGCCTCTCGGAGGGCAACTTCTCCAAGCTGCCGCTGATGTTCATTCCCTACATCGACGGGGCCGTGTTCAAGCTCAACGACAGCACCAGCGTCCGCTCGGGCTACAACCATTTCGTGACGGAGCCGGCCATCTACAACAGCTTCGCCGACACCGACAAGCGCAAAACCGAGCTGATTCCCTCCAAAGTCTACATCGGCAAAAAGGAAACCACGCTCAGCATCACCGGCTACAGCCGCCCGTTCACCCGCAAATACCTTGACCCCAAGCAGGTGGGCGAGCAAACCAGCGCCAACACGCCGGTGCTGCGCTACTCCGACGTGGTGCTGCTCTTTGCCGAGGCCAGCGGCCCCACGGCCGAGGGCTACGCCGCCATCAACCAGATCCGCCAGCGGGCGGGCCTGCCCAACCTAACCGAGGGGCTGAGCCCGGCGGCCTTCCGCGCCGCCGTGCTGCAGGAGCGGGCCTGGGAGCTGGCCTTTGAGGGCAACCGCCTGTTCGACCTGCGCCGCACCCACCAGATGGAGCAGGTGCTGGTGCAGCAGTACGGCAAAACCATCCAGCCCGGCAACGCCTACTTCTACCCGATTCCGACCCGGGAAACGGACCTGAATCCCAACCTCTAA